One stretch of Streptomyces agglomeratus DNA includes these proteins:
- a CDS encoding LCP family protein, translating into MSDWPDGWNDRNDPHGRGSGGTQPEGARVMRHVQRGQVPPPAAPVPPVHRPVPSQPQGYDDGYGQGSHGDGYNTGQVYGGGGRPPRGPRVGPAPDWRRRIKVGSLTLVVVLLAVSIGTYFWADGKLKREVDLAKVIDRPEAGDGTNYLIVGSDSREGMSSDDKKKLHTGSAEGKRTDSMMILHDGSNGPTLISLPRDSDVEIPSFVGSESGKKFPGQGRRVKLNAAYAEDGPELLVRTVEHNTNLRIDHYVEIGFAGFANIVDAIGGVEMDIPKAFKDKKSGADFQAGKQTLNGEQSLAFVRTRSAFAGSDLDRTKNQQKFLAALASQTATPGTIVNPFKLYPTMGAGLDTLVVDKDMSLWSLGQMFFAMKGVTGGEGTSMNMPISGSNGSNLVWDKAKVEQLMKQLKNDEKVTVTGN; encoded by the coding sequence ATGAGCGACTGGCCGGACGGATGGAACGACCGCAACGACCCGCACGGACGCGGCAGCGGCGGCACGCAGCCCGAGGGCGCGCGGGTGATGAGGCATGTCCAGCGCGGCCAGGTGCCGCCGCCTGCCGCCCCGGTGCCTCCGGTGCACCGCCCGGTGCCGTCGCAGCCGCAGGGTTACGACGACGGCTACGGCCAGGGCTCCCACGGTGACGGATACAACACCGGCCAGGTCTACGGCGGCGGCGGCCGGCCGCCGCGCGGACCGCGCGTGGGTCCGGCACCGGACTGGAGACGCCGGATCAAGGTCGGATCACTGACGCTGGTCGTCGTGCTCCTCGCCGTCTCCATCGGTACGTACTTCTGGGCCGACGGCAAGCTCAAGCGCGAGGTCGACCTGGCGAAGGTCATCGACCGCCCCGAGGCCGGTGACGGCACGAACTACCTGATCGTCGGCTCGGACAGCCGCGAGGGCATGAGCTCCGACGACAAGAAGAAGCTGCACACCGGGTCGGCCGAGGGCAAGCGGACCGACTCGATGATGATCCTGCACGACGGCTCCAACGGCCCGACCCTCATCTCGCTGCCCCGCGACTCCGACGTGGAGATCCCGTCCTTCGTCGGATCGGAGTCCGGCAAGAAGTTCCCGGGCCAGGGCCGGCGCGTGAAGCTGAACGCGGCGTACGCCGAGGACGGCCCCGAGCTCCTGGTCCGCACGGTCGAGCACAACACCAACCTGCGCATCGACCACTACGTCGAGATCGGTTTCGCCGGCTTCGCCAACATCGTGGACGCGATCGGCGGAGTGGAGATGGACATTCCGAAGGCGTTCAAGGACAAGAAGTCGGGCGCGGACTTCCAGGCCGGCAAGCAGACGCTGAACGGCGAGCAGTCGCTGGCCTTCGTCCGTACGCGCTCCGCCTTCGCGGGCAGCGACCTGGACCGTACGAAGAACCAGCAGAAGTTCCTGGCGGCGCTGGCGAGCCAGACGGCGACGCCGGGCACCATCGTGAACCCGTTCAAGCTCTACCCGACCATGGGCGCCGGCCTCGACACGCTCGTCGTCGACAAGGACATGAGCCTGTGGTCGCTGGGCCAGATGTTCTTCGCGATGAAGGGCGTCACGGGCGGCGAGGGTACGTCGATGAACATGCCGATCTCCGGGAGCAACGGCAGCAACCTGGTCTGGGACAAGGCGAAGGTCGAGCAGCTCATGAAGCAGCTCAAGAACGACGAGAAGGTCACGGTCACCGGCAACTAG
- a CDS encoding acyl-CoA thioesterase has product MTDQPQHPEEHIPGKPTAASRTTLSHIMTGSDTNLLGTVHGGVIMKLVDDAAGAVAGRHSGGPAVTASMDEMVFLEPVRVGDLVHVKAQVNWTGRSSMEVGVRVLAERWNESTPATQVGSAYLVFAAVDADGKPRRVPPVVPETERDRRRYQEAQIRRTHRLARRRAIKELRDKRAAEGLDMES; this is encoded by the coding sequence ATGACAGATCAGCCCCAGCACCCGGAAGAACACATTCCGGGCAAGCCCACCGCGGCTTCCCGCACCACGCTCAGCCACATCATGACGGGCAGCGACACCAACCTCCTCGGCACGGTGCACGGCGGCGTGATCATGAAGCTGGTGGACGACGCCGCGGGCGCCGTCGCGGGCCGCCACTCCGGCGGACCCGCCGTCACCGCCTCCATGGACGAGATGGTCTTCCTGGAGCCGGTCAGGGTCGGGGACCTGGTCCATGTGAAGGCCCAGGTCAACTGGACCGGCCGGTCGTCGATGGAGGTCGGCGTACGCGTCCTGGCCGAGCGGTGGAACGAGTCGACGCCCGCCACCCAGGTCGGCAGCGCCTACCTCGTGTTCGCCGCCGTCGACGCCGACGGCAAGCCCCGCCGCGTCCCGCCCGTCGTACCCGAGACGGAGCGCGACCGCCGCCGCTACCAGGAGGCGCAGATCCGGCGCACGCACCGCCTCGCGCGGCGCCGCGCGATCAAGGAGCTGAGGGACAAGCGCGCGGCCGAGGGACTGGACATGGAGAGCTGA
- a CDS encoding LCP family protein: protein MRLFTTISVLVLCAGGIGHAVVSGMDTGIERVDPFKDMKNRPAAGHGTNILLVGTDGRDRITREEKRKYRLGGEPCHCTDTIMVVHISADRKRASIVSLPRDSYAEVPEHTDQVTGKHHNKHPAKINAAYAEGGPGLTVRTVEHMTKVKIDHYVEVDFTSFMRTVDVIGGVEVCTVRPLKDGYTGLDLPAGTHRLNGGQALQYVRSRHIDGASDFGRMQRQQRFLAAFIAKAGTRGVLLNPVKFRELTSTLLGSVRADKGFGTEEMLTLGQAMRGFTPASSEFTSVPVAGAGPAVASIGSTVKWDEAKAGKLFEYLREDKPLAPLRRKKTATLVDVPPQQIAVQVYNGTLTRGLGKRVDDGLRSTGFRTTRLPEDADRHDVRRTLVTYDPRWDRSAKSLRAALPGCELRAVDGQGALMKVMAGTDFKGVRAVRADDPYQGRFGTVTGDQVVCP from the coding sequence ATGCGCCTGTTCACCACGATCTCCGTGCTGGTGCTGTGCGCGGGTGGCATCGGTCACGCGGTCGTCTCGGGGATGGACACCGGCATTGAGCGGGTCGATCCGTTCAAGGACATGAAGAACCGCCCGGCGGCCGGTCACGGCACGAACATCCTGCTCGTCGGCACCGACGGCCGCGACAGGATCACGCGGGAGGAGAAGCGGAAGTACCGGCTGGGCGGCGAACCGTGCCACTGCACCGACACGATCATGGTGGTGCACATCTCCGCCGACAGGAAGCGCGCCAGCATCGTGAGCCTGCCGCGCGACAGCTACGCGGAGGTGCCCGAGCACACCGACCAGGTCACGGGCAAGCACCACAACAAGCACCCCGCGAAGATCAACGCGGCGTACGCGGAGGGCGGTCCCGGCCTCACCGTACGGACCGTCGAGCACATGACGAAGGTGAAGATCGACCATTACGTGGAGGTCGACTTCACCAGCTTCATGCGGACGGTGGACGTGATCGGCGGCGTGGAGGTCTGCACCGTCCGCCCGCTCAAGGACGGCTACACCGGCCTCGACCTGCCCGCCGGCACCCACCGGCTCAACGGTGGCCAGGCCCTTCAGTACGTACGCTCGCGGCACATCGACGGCGCCTCCGACTTCGGCCGCATGCAGCGCCAGCAGCGCTTCCTCGCCGCCTTCATCGCCAAGGCCGGTACCCGCGGCGTCCTGCTGAACCCGGTGAAGTTCCGGGAGCTGACGTCCACGCTGCTCGGCTCGGTCCGGGCGGACAAGGGGTTCGGTACGGAGGAGATGCTCACCCTCGGTCAGGCGATGCGGGGCTTCACTCCCGCGTCCTCCGAGTTCACGTCCGTACCGGTCGCCGGAGCCGGTCCGGCCGTCGCGAGCATCGGCTCGACCGTGAAGTGGGACGAGGCGAAGGCCGGGAAGCTCTTCGAGTACCTGCGCGAGGACAAGCCGCTCGCCCCGCTGCGGCGGAAGAAGACGGCGACGCTCGTCGACGTCCCGCCGCAGCAGATCGCCGTACAGGTCTACAACGGGACGCTCACCCGGGGCCTGGGCAAGCGGGTGGACGACGGGCTGCGCTCCACCGGCTTCCGGACCACCCGCCTTCCCGAGGACGCCGACCGGCACGACGTGAGGCGCACGCTCGTCACGTACGACCCGCGCTGGGACCGCTCGGCGAAGTCGCTCCGGGCGGCGCTGCCCGGGTGCGAGCTGCGGGCGGTGGACGGGCAGGGGGCGCTCATGAAGGTGATGGCGGGCACGGACTTCAAGGGGGTGCGGGCGGTGCGGGCGGACGATCCGTACCAGGGCCGGTTCGGCACGGTCACCGGCGACCAGGTGGTCTGCCCGTGA
- a CDS encoding glycosyltransferase family 2 protein, translating to MNATPAVSVIMPVLNEERHLRNSVRHILEQDYDGEMEVVIAIGPSSDRTEEIAAELVREDPRVRTVPNPTGRTPAALNAAIKASRHPVVVRVDGHGMLSPNYIATAVRLLEETGAQNVGGIMHAEGENAWEEAVAAAMTSKIGVGNAAFHTGGEAAPAETVYLGVFRREALEQQGGYNEEFIRAQDWELNFRIREAGGLIWFSPELRVQYRPRPSVKALAKQYKDYGRWRHVVARYHAGSINLRYLAPPTAVCAIAAGIVVGAALTPWGFVVPAGYLAAIVAGSVPAGKGLSLKARAQIPVALGTMHMSWGFGFLTSPRSLAKKVIASRRPAVRTAGAEEARTQA from the coding sequence ATGAACGCCACACCCGCAGTCTCCGTGATCATGCCGGTCCTCAACGAGGAGCGGCATCTGCGCAACTCGGTCCGCCACATCCTGGAGCAGGATTACGACGGCGAGATGGAGGTGGTGATCGCGATCGGCCCGTCCTCGGACCGGACCGAGGAGATCGCCGCCGAGCTGGTACGCGAGGATCCCCGCGTCCGCACCGTCCCGAACCCCACCGGGCGCACCCCGGCCGCGCTGAACGCCGCCATCAAGGCGTCCCGGCACCCCGTCGTGGTGCGGGTCGACGGCCACGGGATGCTCTCGCCGAACTACATCGCGACCGCCGTCCGCCTCCTGGAGGAGACCGGCGCGCAGAATGTCGGCGGCATCATGCACGCCGAGGGCGAGAACGCCTGGGAGGAAGCGGTCGCGGCCGCCATGACGTCGAAGATCGGCGTCGGCAACGCGGCGTTCCACACGGGCGGCGAGGCCGCGCCCGCCGAAACCGTGTACCTGGGCGTCTTCCGCCGCGAGGCCCTCGAACAACAGGGCGGCTACAACGAGGAGTTCATCCGCGCCCAGGACTGGGAGCTGAACTTCCGGATCCGCGAGGCGGGCGGCCTCATCTGGTTCTCGCCCGAACTCCGCGTCCAGTACCGCCCGAGGCCCTCCGTCAAGGCCCTCGCCAAGCAGTACAAGGACTACGGCCGCTGGCGGCACGTCGTCGCCCGCTACCACGCCGGTTCCATCAACCTGCGCTATCTCGCGCCGCCGACCGCCGTCTGCGCGATCGCCGCGGGCATCGTCGTCGGCGCCGCGCTCACACCGTGGGGCTTCGTCGTCCCGGCCGGCTACCTGGCCGCGATCGTGGCGGGCTCGGTCCCGGCGGGCAAGGGCCTTTCGCTGAAGGCGCGGGCGCAGATCCCCGTCGCCCTGGGGACCATGCACATGTCGTGGGGCTTCGGCTTCCTGACCAGCCCGCGCTCGCTCGCGAAGAAGGTCATCGCGAGCCGCCGCCCGGCGGTGCGGACGGCCGGGGCCGAAGAGGCGCGGACCCAGGCGTAG
- a CDS encoding LCP family protein: MGKNSVRGEGTRRRVPDAGEGGGSDSPHDGGPDGAPGGAVRAPARPAPDGPVPRPRRPGSTSRRGSASRHGRRGKRRVLRWVAAVLSLLILGTAGAGYLYYRHLNGILKKDDLNLGDKPMAGHKANAAGQTPLNILLIGSDARNSDANKRLGGAKRTFDGPPLADVQMLLHVSADRSNMSVISMPRDTMLNMPKCTDPETGESYPATVRPRLTNESLGRGGPGCTVATWYKLTDITIDHFMMIDFSGVVSMADAIGGVPVCVTDNVHSRNSKGEGSGLKLEEGTTYIKGEQALQWLRTRYGFEDGTDLARAHGQHMYMNSMVRELKKNTKLSDPNKLRKLAESATRALTVDPGLDTVKKLYDLGEELKKVPTSRITMTTMPSVPAGDRVLPKPDEAELLFKMIREDTPLDGKASKKQKPKESKDPAAPDAEIGVMVQNGTYTDALGAATGRAREVAGVLVEKGFTEAKADIQRSPQERTTVYYPSVDLEGDAQAVAKSLGLPLSSAKKSTEVSGVTLVVGADWRTGSTYPKSAKDDGKAKEDALKSARALKGDNDEACMDVQPGFTW, from the coding sequence GTGGGGAAGAACAGCGTGCGTGGGGAGGGGACGCGGCGACGCGTTCCGGACGCAGGTGAAGGCGGCGGGAGCGACAGCCCGCACGACGGCGGGCCGGACGGAGCACCGGGCGGCGCGGTGCGCGCTCCGGCGCGCCCGGCCCCGGACGGGCCCGTGCCACGGCCCCGCCGGCCGGGCAGCACGTCCCGGCGCGGCAGCGCCTCCCGGCACGGCAGACGGGGCAAACGGCGGGTACTGCGCTGGGTCGCCGCCGTACTGTCCCTGCTGATACTCGGCACGGCCGGCGCCGGATACCTCTACTACCGCCACCTCAACGGCATCCTGAAGAAGGACGACCTCAACCTCGGCGACAAGCCGATGGCCGGTCACAAGGCCAACGCGGCGGGCCAGACCCCGCTGAACATCCTGCTCATCGGCTCGGACGCGCGTAACTCCGACGCCAACAAGCGGCTCGGCGGCGCCAAGCGCACCTTCGACGGCCCGCCGCTCGCCGACGTACAGATGCTCCTGCACGTCTCCGCCGACCGCAGCAACATGTCGGTGATCAGCATGCCGCGCGACACCATGCTGAACATGCCCAAGTGCACGGACCCGGAAACCGGCGAGTCCTATCCGGCGACCGTCAGGCCGAGGCTGACCAACGAGAGCCTGGGACGCGGCGGTCCCGGCTGCACGGTCGCCACCTGGTACAAGCTGACCGACATCACCATCGACCACTTCATGATGATCGACTTCTCGGGTGTGGTCTCGATGGCGGACGCCATCGGCGGAGTCCCGGTCTGCGTCACCGACAACGTCCACTCCCGCAACAGCAAGGGCGAGGGCTCGGGCCTGAAGCTGGAGGAGGGCACGACCTACATCAAGGGCGAGCAGGCCCTCCAGTGGCTGCGCACCCGTTACGGCTTCGAGGACGGCACCGACCTCGCCCGTGCGCACGGCCAGCACATGTACATGAACTCGATGGTCCGCGAGCTGAAGAAGAACACCAAGCTGAGCGACCCGAACAAGCTGCGCAAGCTGGCCGAGTCCGCCACCCGGGCGCTCACCGTCGACCCGGGGCTCGACACCGTCAAGAAGCTGTACGACCTCGGTGAGGAGCTCAAGAAGGTCCCGACGTCGCGCATCACCATGACGACCATGCCGTCGGTGCCCGCGGGCGACAGGGTCCTGCCGAAGCCGGACGAGGCGGAGCTGCTCTTCAAGATGATCCGCGAGGACACCCCGCTGGACGGCAAGGCTTCGAAGAAGCAGAAGCCGAAGGAGTCCAAGGACCCGGCCGCCCCGGACGCGGAGATCGGCGTCATGGTGCAGAACGGCACGTACACCGACGCCCTGGGAGCGGCGACAGGGCGGGCCCGTGAAGTCGCGGGCGTGCTGGTGGAGAAGGGCTTCACCGAGGCCAAGGCGGACATTCAGCGCAGCCCGCAGGAGCGGACGACGGTCTACTACCCGAGCGTCGACCTGGAGGGTGACGCGCAGGCGGTCGCCAAGTCGCTCGGGCTGCCGCTGAGTTCGGCGAAGAAGTCCACCGAGGTCTCGGGCGTCACGCTGGTCGTCGGGGCGGACTGGCGTACGGGCAGTACGTACCCCAAGTCGGCGAAGGACGACGGCAAGGCGAAGGAAGACGCCCTCAAGTCGGCCCGCGCCCTCAAGGGCGACAACGACGAGGCATGCATGGACGTGCAGCCGGGCTTCACCTGGTAG
- a CDS encoding LCP family protein, with translation MDAQNRGRAEEIDPADQWVLNPDTGHYELRLDQSAGQSPSVVPPRRASSRTQTRERTANPRREVPGQRSRRAGNGSRSAGASRDAAAGGPGQAGRRKRKAKKSGKKKALLWTGGVMGFVLVGVSVGAYLVYDRLNGNINSVDVGDAAKGGTDGPMNILIIGTDKRTGKGNEGYGDRENTTGHADTTFLFHVSGDRTNATALSIPRDLKIDIPDCPTKQPDGSEKIIPGKAYTKFNESFGVAGRDPGCTMRTVTEITGLPIHHFMMADFNAVKTLTSAIDGVDVCLTEPIKDDKYSKLDLPEGDHTLEGEEALAFLRNRHGLGNESDLDRIKMQQQFIASMIRKMKEETLGNPKRMLALADAATKALTVNKEIGDIPKLKGLAEELGSINLKNISFMTVPVIDNPAETVKATVVVDPVKAPQVFTALQNDVSFSDVKKKEKAAKSKQAALLKGPRAEASDVRVDVYNGSETSGAAQKTLNWLQVQKGVLKSTNKSNAPEKIAKTTLEYAPNQADQARKLADLMGLPASALKKGTEDAGEMQAMVLTLGADFKGEGVPISGPVKAPEVDGKVQADKKICAK, from the coding sequence GTGGATGCGCAAAACCGTGGGCGGGCCGAAGAAATCGACCCCGCAGACCAGTGGGTTCTCAACCCGGACACCGGTCATTACGAATTGCGACTGGACCAATCCGCTGGGCAATCGCCCTCGGTGGTCCCGCCCCGGAGAGCCTCGTCGAGAACGCAGACGCGTGAGCGGACCGCCAACCCCCGGCGCGAGGTCCCCGGCCAGCGCAGCCGTCGTGCCGGGAACGGCTCCCGGAGCGCGGGCGCCTCGCGCGACGCCGCCGCCGGCGGCCCCGGCCAGGCGGGGCGGCGCAAGCGCAAGGCGAAGAAGTCGGGCAAGAAGAAGGCTCTGCTGTGGACCGGCGGTGTCATGGGCTTCGTCCTCGTCGGCGTCTCGGTCGGTGCGTACCTCGTTTACGACCGTCTAAACGGGAACATCAACTCGGTCGACGTGGGTGACGCCGCCAAGGGCGGTACCGACGGCCCGATGAACATCCTGATCATCGGCACGGACAAGCGCACCGGCAAGGGCAACGAGGGTTACGGCGACCGGGAGAACACCACCGGGCACGCCGACACGACGTTCCTCTTCCACGTGTCGGGCGACCGTACGAACGCGACGGCGCTGAGCATCCCGCGCGACCTGAAGATCGACATTCCCGACTGCCCGACCAAGCAGCCGGACGGCTCGGAAAAGATCATTCCCGGCAAGGCGTACACGAAGTTCAACGAGAGCTTCGGCGTGGCGGGCCGGGACCCGGGCTGCACCATGCGCACGGTCACGGAGATCACCGGCCTGCCGATCCATCACTTCATGATGGCCGACTTCAACGCGGTCAAGACGCTTACCAGTGCGATCGACGGCGTGGACGTCTGCCTGACGGAGCCCATCAAGGACGACAAGTACTCCAAGCTCGATCTGCCCGAGGGCGACCACACGCTCGAGGGTGAGGAAGCGCTCGCCTTCCTCCGCAACCGGCACGGCCTGGGCAACGAGAGCGACCTCGACCGGATCAAGATGCAGCAGCAGTTCATCGCGTCGATGATCCGCAAGATGAAGGAAGAGACGCTCGGCAACCCCAAGCGGATGCTCGCCCTCGCGGACGCCGCCACCAAGGCGCTCACGGTGAACAAGGAGATCGGTGACATCCCGAAGCTGAAGGGACTCGCCGAGGAACTGGGCAGCATCAACCTCAAGAACATCTCGTTCATGACGGTGCCCGTGATCGACAACCCGGCTGAGACGGTCAAGGCGACCGTGGTCGTCGACCCCGTGAAGGCCCCGCAGGTCTTCACCGCGCTCCAGAACGACGTCTCCTTCTCCGATGTGAAGAAGAAGGAGAAGGCCGCCAAGAGCAAGCAGGCCGCCCTGCTCAAGGGACCGCGGGCCGAAGCCTCCGACGTGCGCGTCGACGTCTACAACGGCAGCGAGACCAGCGGAGCCGCTCAGAAGACCCTCAACTGGCTCCAGGTGCAGAAGGGTGTGCTCAAGTCCACGAACAAGAGCAACGCACCGGAGAAGATCGCGAAGACTACGCTGGAGTACGCACCGAACCAGGCCGACCAGGCGCGCAAGCTCGCGGACCTGATGGGCCTGCCGGCTTCGGCGCTGAAGAAGGGCACCGAGGACGCCGGCGAGATGCAGGCGATGGTCCTGACCCTCGGCGCCGACTTCAAGGGGGAAGGCGTGCCCATCTCCGGTCCTGTGAAGGCGCCCGAGGTGGACGGGAAAGTCCAAGCGGACAAAAAGATCTGCGCCAAGTGA
- a CDS encoding LCP family protein — protein sequence MTDSAGTPSGPDTPAEEDEAKDPATEDAGGGKAEEESEKSEEEGGDAGEKSDAGPAANDSRRWLRWTALGASFALLLAAGVGWWLYRKLDGNITTDTTAAAELEEYEKERPTPIAVNAQNILLIGSDTRSGKGNRKYGPDKGTQRSDTTILLHLAGDRRSATAVSLPRDLMVDVPSCRKPDGSRTEKRFTQFNSAFEVGGTACTIRTVERLTGIRVDHHMVVDFEGFKGMVDAVNGVEICLKEPIDDDDALLRLAKGRQKLNGEQALGFVRARKTIGDGSDTERMERQQRFLGALVNKVQSNGVLLNPTRLYPVLDAATKSLTTDPGLDSLKDLYNLVRGMRDIPTERVQFMTVPRQPYTQNPNRDQLVEPDAGRLFEQLREDHPVSVVPAGAEKPERTGGNRGDEKPDDAGSPSPAPTPTFTGSNAATAECE from the coding sequence GTGACCGACAGTGCTGGCACGCCCTCCGGACCGGACACTCCGGCCGAGGAGGACGAGGCGAAGGACCCGGCCACGGAAGACGCGGGCGGGGGAAAGGCCGAGGAGGAGTCCGAGAAGTCCGAGGAGGAGGGGGGCGATGCCGGTGAGAAGAGCGATGCCGGCCCTGCCGCCAACGACTCGCGGCGCTGGCTCCGTTGGACCGCCCTCGGCGCCTCCTTCGCGCTGCTCCTCGCGGCCGGTGTCGGCTGGTGGCTCTACCGGAAGCTCGACGGCAACATCACCACGGACACCACCGCCGCCGCCGAGCTGGAGGAGTACGAGAAGGAACGCCCCACACCCATCGCGGTGAATGCCCAGAACATCCTGCTCATCGGGTCCGACACCCGCTCCGGCAAGGGCAATCGCAAGTACGGTCCGGACAAGGGCACCCAGCGCTCCGACACGACGATCCTGCTGCACCTGGCCGGAGACCGCAGGAGCGCCACCGCCGTCTCCCTGCCGCGCGACCTGATGGTGGACGTCCCGAGCTGCCGCAAGCCCGACGGGTCTCGTACGGAGAAGCGGTTCACGCAGTTCAACTCGGCGTTCGAGGTCGGCGGTACGGCGTGCACCATCCGTACGGTGGAGCGCCTCACCGGCATCCGGGTCGACCACCACATGGTGGTGGACTTCGAGGGCTTCAAGGGGATGGTCGACGCGGTGAACGGCGTCGAGATCTGCCTCAAGGAGCCGATCGACGACGACGACGCGCTGCTGCGCCTGGCCAAGGGCCGCCAGAAGCTGAACGGTGAGCAGGCCCTCGGCTTCGTACGGGCCCGCAAGACCATCGGCGACGGCAGCGACACCGAGCGGATGGAGCGCCAGCAGCGGTTCCTCGGCGCGCTGGTGAACAAGGTGCAGAGCAACGGCGTGCTGCTCAACCCGACCAGGCTCTACCCGGTACTGGACGCGGCGACGAAGTCCCTCACGACCGATCCCGGGCTCGACTCGCTCAAGGACCTGTACAACCTGGTGCGCGGCATGCGGGACATCCCCACCGAGCGGGTGCAGTTCATGACGGTGCCCCGCCAGCCGTACACGCAGAACCCGAACCGCGACCAACTCGTCGAGCCCGACGCGGGACGCCTGTTCGAGCAACTCCGCGAGGACCACCCCGTCTCGGTCGTTCCGGCGGGCGCCGAGAAGCCGGAAAGGACCGGCGGGAACCGGGGCGACGAGAAGCCCGACGACGCCGGGTCGCCGAGTCCTGCGCCGACGCCGACTTTCACCGGAAGCAACGCCGCCACGGCCGAGTGCGAGTAA
- a CDS encoding TIGR03089 family protein, with the protein MNAIDRTPADLLRSALAADPAQPLVTFYDDATGERVELSVATFANWVAKTANLLQGDLAAGPGDRLALLLPAHWQTAVWLLACSSVGVVVEVGGDPAGADLVVSGPDTLEEARACGGERVALALRPLGGRFPQPPAGFADYAVEVPGQGDRFAPYAPVDADAPALRVGGTELTGAELVDRARADAQSLGLGPGARLLSGLAYDTWEGLSSGLFAPLAVGGSVVLCRNSGLLSEDGLAQRIKSERVTNTAVLQAP; encoded by the coding sequence GTGAACGCCATCGATCGCACCCCCGCCGACCTGCTGCGATCCGCGCTCGCCGCGGACCCGGCGCAGCCCCTGGTCACCTTCTACGACGACGCCACCGGCGAACGGGTGGAACTGTCCGTCGCCACCTTCGCCAATTGGGTGGCCAAGACCGCCAATCTGCTCCAGGGCGACCTCGCCGCCGGCCCCGGCGACCGGCTCGCGCTGCTGCTGCCCGCGCACTGGCAGACCGCCGTCTGGCTGCTCGCCTGTTCGTCCGTCGGTGTGGTCGTGGAGGTCGGCGGAGATCCGGCCGGCGCCGATCTGGTGGTCAGCGGGCCCGACACGCTGGAGGAGGCACGGGCCTGCGGCGGGGAGCGCGTCGCGCTCGCCCTGCGCCCCTTGGGCGGCCGCTTCCCGCAGCCGCCGGCCGGGTTCGCGGACTACGCCGTCGAGGTGCCGGGGCAGGGCGACCGGTTCGCGCCGTACGCCCCTGTGGACGCGGACGCGCCCGCGCTGCGGGTGGGCGGTACGGAACTCACCGGGGCCGAGCTGGTCGACCGGGCACGCGCGGACGCCCAGAGCCTCGGGCTCGGTCCGGGGGCGCGGCTGCTCTCGGGGCTGGCGTACGACACCTGGGAGGGCCTGTCCTCGGGACTCTTCGCACCGCTCGCCGTCGGCGGCTCCGTGGTGCTGTGCCGGAATTCCGGCCTGCTCTCCGAAGACGGTCTCGCGCAGCGGATCAAGAGCGAGCGGGTCACCAACACGGCGGTACTACAAGCGCCCTGA